In Citrus sinensis cultivar Valencia sweet orange chromosome 2, DVS_A1.0, whole genome shotgun sequence, a single genomic region encodes these proteins:
- the LOC127899712 gene encoding uncharacterized protein LOC127899712 yields MDTEELIRKCQAIVLKEEEEDTVKLVERMKATGEKIAANCLIGKIMLTRGVNREGLKTAMQQAWRTVREVKAESMGDNVFLFKFANEVERRRILKGGPWHFDRALLVLAEPSGIGDIKKQSFTHTSFWVQIHNIPIMCMVRETIKMLGERIGIVEDIEADEAGECLGQFARVRISVNITQPLKKVVYLQQEGERIPMPVLYEKLPDFCFCCAHIGHQFKECLNYKGQPKEELPYGAWMRAISQAERVKLNRSRERRNWEQFQRKTGDEGANTQKSFQFQHDPISANGSLTNKTGTEMGDRDGPMSKDREPTIGDNPLMQCAEVMESLQPSGKSRSEEINQQQSMSADKDGCTRNENERAGSKRWGEIEFAKAKEKIPIKDHAKTNEEKMENGPKKLQPRPKPRKWKLRARVQKMEKGSSSEPKNSKRPSTDISRPSPENKKQRLSTEVS; encoded by the exons ATGGATACGGaggaattaattagaaaatgcCAAGCGAttgttttaaaagaagaagaggaggacACAGTAAAGCTGGTGGAAAGAATGAAGGCTACGGGGGAAAAAATTGCTGCAAACTGTTTGATTGGAAAGATCATGCTGACCAGAGGAGTAAACAGGGAGGGTTTGAAAACCGCAATGCAACAGGCATGGAGGACAGTTAGAGAAGTAAAAGCTGAGAGCATGGGGGACAATgtgtttcttttcaaatttgccAATGAggtagaaagaagaagaattctAAAAGGAGGTCCTTGGCACTTTGATAGGGCTCTCTTGGTACTGGCTGAACCAAGTGGCATAGGGGATATCAAAAAACAATCCTTCACACACACATCCTTTTGGGTCCAGATTCACAATATCCCAATAATGTGCATGGTAAGAGAGACCATAAAAATGCTGGGGGAAAGGATAGGCATAGTAGAAGACATTGAAGCAGATGAAGCAGGAGAATGCCTCGGTCAATTCGCTAGGGTCAGAATATCAGTAAATATAACACAACCTTTAAAAAAGGTAGTGTATTTGCAACAAGAGGGGGAAAGGATACCGATGCCAGTTCTATACGAAAAATTACCAGATTTCTGTTTCTGTTGTGCCCATATCGGTCATCAATTTAAAGAGTGCCTCAATTATAAAGGTCAGCCAAAAGAGGAGCTGCCATATGGTGCTTGGATGAGAGCCATCTCACAAGCAGAAAGGGTGAAGCTAAACCGAAGCAGGGAGAGAAGAAATTGGGAACAGTTTCAGAGGAAAACAGGAGATGAAGGAGCCAATACGCAAAAATCTTTCCAGTTTCAACACGATCCAATAAGTGCAAACGGGTCACTCACAAACAAAACGGGCACCGAAATGGGAGATAGAGATGGACCGATGAGTAAAGACCGTGAGCCAACAATCGGGGATAACCCATTAATGCAGTGTGCTGAGGTGATGGAAAGCCTGCAACCAAGTGGGAAGAGTAGAAGCGAAGAAATAAACCAGCAGCAGAGCATGTCAGCTGACAAAGACGGCTGCACCAGGAACGAAAACGAAAGGGCGGGAAGTAAAAGGTGGGGGGAAATTGAATTTGCGaaggcaaaagaaaaaatcccAATCAAAGACCATGCCAAAACGAATGAggagaaaatggaaaatgggCCGAAAAAACTACAACCGAGGCCCAAACCAAGGAAATGGAAGCTTAGAGCGAGAGTtcaaaaaatggagaaagGGAGCAGCAGTGAACCTAAAAACTCAAAAAGGCCTAGCACTGATATCTCGAGACCCAGCCCCGAAAACAAGAAACAACGATTGTCAA CTGAAGTTAGTTGA
- the LOC102627108 gene encoding uncharacterized protein LOC102627108 — MAVEATSSFLSCSSKTHFLFNLRASSSPSSWKKFTQSANFAAKNRHVCRNERPNVSCSAAAFAVQETLEKTRESVMASSAKEMMPKIDKSGRFCSPRAARELALLVVYAACLEGSDPIRLFEKRLNSRREPGYEFDKSSLLEYNHMSFGGPPVTTETVEEADELLRSDEEESAIEAEVLSAPPKLVYSKLLLRFTRKLLVAVVDKWDAHVHIIDKVVPPIWKDQPAGRILELSILHLAMSEITVVGTRHQIVINEAVDLAKRFCDGAAPRIINGCLRTFVRNLEGTANIEASKASKEVPSEV, encoded by the exons ATGGCCGTGGAGGCAACAAGTTCATTCCTAAGCTGTTCTTCGAAAACCCATTTCTTATTCAATCTCCGCGCTTCATCTTCACCTTCTTCTTGGAAAAAATTCACACAATCGGCGAACTTTGCAGCCAAGAACCGCCATGTCTGCAGAAATGAGAGGCCCAATGTCTCCTGCTCGGCAGCAGCATTTGCGGTGCAAGAAACGTTGGAGAAGACAAGAGAGTCTGTTATGGCTAGTAGTGCTAAAGAAATGATGCCCAAGATTGACAAAAGCGGCAGGTTCTGTAGCCCCAGAGCCGCTCGTGAGCTCGCTCT GTTGGTAGTTTATGCTGCGTGTTTAGAAGGGTCTGATCCTATTCGGCTTTTTGAGAAGCGATTGAATTCTAGAAGAG AACCTGGTTATGAGTTCGACAAGTCTTCATTGTTAGAGTATAATCATATGAGCTTTGGAGGCCCTCCTGTGACGACGGAAACAGTTGAAGAGGCAGATGAGCTTCTGCGAAGTGATGAGGAGGAGTCTGCAATTG AAGCAGAAGTCCTCTCAGCTCCTCCAAAGTTGGTATACAGCAAACTGCTTTTGCG TTTCACAAGGAAGCTTTTGGTCGCAGTTGTGGACAAGTGGGATGCTCATGTCCACATTATTGACAAAGTTGTACCACCTATTTGGAAG GATCAACCAGCAGGAAGAATTTTGGAACTTAGCATTCTCCACTTAGCCATGTCTGAGATAACAGTTGTGGGAACGCGGCACCAGATTGTGATTAATGAG GCTGTTGATCTTGCAAAAAGATTTTGTGATGGAGCAGCACCACGTATAATCAACGGTTGTCTTCGAACCTTTGTGAGGAATCTTGAAGGAACTGCTAATATTGAGGCTTCCAAGGCTAGCAAGGAAGTTCCATCAGAAGTATGA
- the LOC102627705 gene encoding probable pyruvate kinase, cytosolic isozyme — translation MDANCGVSTAIEKKPKTKIVCTLGPASRSVPMIEKLLKAGMNVARFNFSHGSHEYHQETLNNLRTAMVNTGILCAVMLDTKGPEIRTGFLKDGKPIQLKQGQEITISTDYTIKGDENMICMSYKKLAVDVQPGSVILCSDGTISFTVLECNVKAGLVKCRCENSAMLGERKNVNLPGVIVDLPTLTEKDKEDILKWGIPNQIDMIALSFVRKGSDLVGVRKLLGGHAKNILLMSKVENQEGVANFDDILANSDAFMVARGDLGMEIPIEKIFLAQKVMIYKCNIQGKPVVTATQMLESMIKSPRPTRAEATDVANAVLDGTDCVMLSGETAAGAYPEVAVRTMAQICVEAESTLDYGDVFKRVMQHSPVPMSPLESLASSAVRTANSARATLILVLTRGGSTAKLVAKYRPGMPILSVVVPEIKTDNFDWSCSNEAPARHSLIFRGLVPVLYAGSARASDAETTEEALEFAIELGKKKGLCKKGDSVVALHRVGTASVIKILNVK, via the exons atggacgCCAACTGCGGAGTTTCAACAGCGATCGAGAAAAAACCAAAGACCAAGATTGTCTGCACTTTGGGACCCGCTTCAAGATCGGTTCCAATGATTGAGAAGCTACTTAAAGCTGGCATGAACGTTGCCCGTTTCAACTTCTCTCATGGATCTCATGAGTATCACCAGGAAACGCTTAATAATCTCAGAACTGCCATGGTCAATACTGGGATTCTCTGCGCTGTTATGCTTGACACAAAG GGTCCAGAGATTCGAACTGGGTTCTTGAAAGATGGAAAGCCTATTCAGCTGAAACAAGGTCAGGAAATTACCATATCTACTGATTACACCATAAAGGGTGACGAGAACATGATTTGCATGAGCTACAAAAAGTTGGCAGTGGATGTCCAGCCAGGGAGTGTGATACTTTGTTCAGACGGCACAATCTCATTCACTGTTCTAGAATGTAATGTGAAAGCTGGTTTGGTTAAATGCCGCTGTGAGAACTCTGCTATGCTTGGTGAAAGGAAAAATGTTAATCTCCCAGGGGTTATTGTGGATCTCCCAACCTTGACAGAGAAAGACAAGGAAGATATCTTGAAGTGGGGAATCCCCAATCAAATTGACATGATTGCTCTGTCCTTTGTTCGTAAAGGTTCGGACCTTGTGGGGGTCAGGAAGCTACTTGGAGGGCATGCTAAGAATATCCTGCTTATGTCAAAG GTTGAGAATCAAGAAGGGGTGGCAAATTTTGATGACATCCTTGCAAATTCAGATGCATTTATGGTGGCTCGGGGCGACCTTGGTATGGAGATTCCTATTGAGAAGATATTTCTGGCACAGAAAGTGATGATCTACAAGTGCAACATCCAAGGAAAACCTGTTGTCACGGCAACCCAAATGTTGGAGTCCATGATCAAGTCTCCCCGCCCAACAAGAGCCGAGGCCACTGATGTTGCCAATGCTGTTCTTGATGGCACGGACTGTGTGATGTTAAGTGGTGAAACTGCAGCTGGAGCTTATCCGGAGGTTGCAGTCCGTACCATGGCCCAAATATGTGTAGAAGCTGAAAGCACACTTGACTATGGTGATGTTTTTAAGAGGGTTATGCAGCACTCACCCGTGCCTATGAGCCCATTGGAGAGTCTGGCTTCTTCTGCTGTTAGAACAGCCAATTCTGCAAGAGCCACTCTTATATTGGTCCTAACGAGGGGAGGGAGTACTGCTAAACTGGTGGCTAAGTACAGGCCTGGCATGCCTATTCTATCAGTGGTTGTCCCTGAGATCAAGACTGATAACTTTGATTGGTCATGCAGCAATGAAGCTCCCGCAAGGCATAGCCTAATCTTTCGTGGGTTGGTTCCAGTTTTATATGCAGGATCTGCTAGGGCCTCGGATGCGGAGACCACAGAGGAAGCACTAGAGTTTGCTATTGAACTTGGCAAGAAAAAGGGACTCTGCAAGAAAGGAGATTCAGTCGTGGCTCTTCACCGCGTTGGAACTGCATCAGTAATCAAGATCTTGAACGTGAAGTGA
- the LOC102627402 gene encoding glucosidase 2 subunit beta → MRVVLVDFRFTYAIVLSLLWVSSSVIGRSNAASSLLNDPFYGISPQDENYYKTSSNTIKCKDGSKKFAKTQLNDDYCDCPDGTDEPGTSACPNGKFYCQNAGHSPLMIFSSKVNDGICDCCDGSDEYDGKVKCPNTCWEAGKVARDKLKKKIATYQEGVLLRKKEIEQAKQNLVKDEAELSNLKNEEKILKGLVQQLKERKEQIEKAEEKERLQREKEEKERKEAEENERKEKSESGEKAMQEKNKAEENAYSDDKPDDVRHDDKVGVLEEESFDQGKAENVDEEPATEAKQIGTSQNLGTPVNGVEQHATEEMEQSASSRSKDGSSTVPETSSDAESQMPPEAEKKEEKNLENGVSENTEELSREELGRLVASRWTGEKTEKQSGEGGAIANDDQGEDVPEYNHDDEEDRYATDTDDDSERYDTEKYDDNDVEDDIDEPYREEDHDYTSTSYKTDVDDDLDMSEMTTPSSPSWLEKIQQTVRNILQAVNLFQTPVDKSDAARVRKEYDESSDKLSKIQSRISSLTQKLKHEFGPEKEFYSFYGHCFESKQNKYVYKVCPYKKATQEEGHSTTRLGSWDKFEDSYHIMLFSNGDKCWNGPDRSMKVRLRCGLKNEVTDVDEPSRCEYVALLYTPAVCSEEKLQELQHKLDELNKKQPQHHDEL, encoded by the exons atgagagtaGTGTTAGTTGATTTTAGATTCACGTATGCTATTGTGTTGAGTTTGTTATGGGTGTCTTCTTCAGTTATTGGTAGATCAAATGCTGCGTCTTCTCTTCTCAATGACCCATTTTATGGAATTTCTCCTCAAG ATGAGAATTATTACAAGACTTCATCAAATACCATTAAGTGCAAAGATGGATCCAAGAAATTCGCCAAAACCCAGCTTAATGATGATTATTGTGATTGCCCTGATGGCACTGATGAGCCAG GTACATCGGCATGCCCGAATGGAAAATTCTATTGTCAGAATGCAGGACATTCCCCTCTTATGATATTTTCTTCCAAAGTGAATGATGGCATTTGTG ATTGCTGTGACGGGAGTGATGAGTATGACGGCAAAGTAAAGTGCCCAAACACTTGCTGGGAGGCTGGTAAAGTAGCTAGAGAtaagttgaagaaaaagatagcTACATACCAAGAGGGTGTCCTTTTGAGAAAGAAGGAAATTGAACAGGCAAAACAAAATCTTGTCAAGGATGAGGCAGAActatcaaatttgaaaaatgaagagaaaatacTCAAAGGGCTCGTACAACAGCTTAAAG AGCGTAAAGAACAAATTGAAAAGGCAGAGGAGAAAGAGCGCTTGCAGagagaaaaggaagaaaaggaaaggaaagaagCTGAGGAAAATGAACGAAAGGAGAAAAGTGAATCTGGCGAGAAAGCTAtgcaggaaaaaaataaagctgAGGAGAATGCTTACAGTGATGACAAGCCAGATGATGTTAGACATGACGATAAAGTCGGTGTTTTGGAGGAGGAGTCTTTCGATCAG GGCAAGGCTGAGAACGTTGATGAAGAGCCAGCAACTGAAGCTAAACAAATTGGTACGTCTCAAAATTTGGGAACGCCAGTCAATGGAGTGGAGCAg CATGCAACAGAAGAGATGGAGCAGTCTGCTTCATCAAGAAGCAAGGATGGTTCTTCCACTGTACCAGAAACAAGTTCGGATGCTGAAAGTCAGATGCCTCCAGAAgcagaaaagaaagaagagaagaactTG GAGAATGGTGTATCTGAAAATACCGAGGAGTTATCAAGGGAAGAGTTGGGTCGCCTTGTTGCTTCTCGTTGGACGGGAGAAAAGACTGAGAAGCAATCTGGGGAAGGTGGTGCAATAGCAAATGATGATCAAGGTGAAGATGTGCCAGAGTACAAccatgatgatgaagaggatAGATATGCTACAGATACTGATGATGATTCAGAAAGGTATGACACTGAAAAGTATGATGACAATGATGTGGAAGATGATATAGATGAACCTTATAGAGAGGAGGATCATGATTATACCAGTACTTCATACAAAACAGATGTAGATGACGACTTGGATATGTCAG AGATGACAACTCCAAGTAGTCCATCTTGGTTGGAGAAGATACAACAAACAGTACGGAATATTTTGCAGGCTGTTAATTTGTTCCAAACGCCAGTAGACAAATCAG ACGCTGCTCGTGTCCGCAAGGAGTATGATGAGTCTAGCGACAAGTTGTCTAAAATACAGTCGAGGATATCGAGTTTGACACAAAAGCTTAAGCATGAATTTG GGCCAGAGAAGGAGTTCTACTCATTCTACGGTCATTGTTTTGAGAGCAAGCAGAACAA GTATGTTTACAAAGTCTGTCCGTACAAAAAAGCTACCCAAGAGGAGGGCCACTCAACGACTCGTCTGGG GAGCTGGGACAAATTCGAGGACTCATACCACATCATGCTATTTTCAAATGGTGATAAGTGTTGGAATGGGCCTGATAGAAGTATGAAG GTCCGGCTAAGATGTGGGTTGAAAAATGAGGTTACTGATGTTGATGAACCAAGCCGCTGCGA ATATGTCGCATTATTGTATACCCCTGCTGTTTGCTCAGAGGAAAAGCTTCAG GAACTGCAACATAAACTAGATGAATTGAACAAGAAGCAACCTCAGCACCACGATGAACTTTAA
- the LOC102627992 gene encoding E3 ubiquitin-protein ligase SIRP1, whose protein sequence is MDDGVAASRYWCHMCSQIVDPIMEVEIKCPFCQSGFVEEMGSGSNNNNHQVPDSEFGSDRALSLWAPILLGMMGNQRPHGRRFRRTDYEEDDNDDENHDEYEGELESIITRRRRRNSAAILQLLQGLRAGLQSESEDNDNDRERDRDRGDRDRDRDRESERERVILINPFNQTIIVQGGSYDGQHQNHNHTPIGSLGDYFVGPGLDLLLQHLAENDPNRYGTPPAQKEAVEAMPSVKIEETLQCSVCLDDFEIGTEAKEMPCKHKFHSQCILPWLELHSSCPVCRCQLPADEFKPESERSRNSSNHQREHEHHSSDHGTHASSEEGDGEGRNESGSRFSIPWPFNGLFSSSSSHSGGNNSTSTSQSGSTSQMNEN, encoded by the coding sequence atggATGATGGAGTTGCAGCATCTAGGTATTGGTGTCATATGTGTTCACAAATTGTGGATCCAATCATGGAAGTAGAGATCAAATGCCCGTTTTGTCAAAGTGGGTTTGTTGAAGAAATGGGGTCTGGTTCTAACAACAACAATCATCAGGTCCCTGATTCTGAGTTTGGATCCGATCGTGCCCTTTCTTTATGGGCACCAATCTTGTTAGGAATGATGGGGAACCAGCGTCCGCACGGTAGAAGGTTTAGGAGAACAGACTATGAGGAGGATGATAACGATGATGAGAATCATGATGAATATGAGGGTGAACTTGAATCAATTATTacgaggagaagaagaagaaactcGGCTGCTATTTTGCAGCTGCTGCAAGGACTTCGAGCCGGGCTGCAATCGGAATCTGaggataatgataatgataggGAGAGAGATAGAGATAGAGGTGATAGGGATAGAGATAGAGATAGGGAAAGTGAAAGGGAGCGTGTGATTTTAATCAACCCTTTTAATCAGACTATCATTGTTCAGGGCGGTTCTTACGATGGTCAACACCAGAATCATAATCATACCCCAATTGGGTCGCTAGGCGACTACTTTGTTGGTCCTGGTTTGGACTTGTTGTTGCAACATTTGGCTGAGAATGATCCAAACAGATATGGGACTCCACCAGCACAAAAGGAGGCAGTTGAAGCAATGCCTAGTGTGAAAATTGAGGAGACTTTGCAGTGTTCTGTGTGTTTGGATGATTTCGAGATTGGTACTGAAGCAAAGGAAATGCCATGTAAGCATAAGTTTCATAGTCAGTGTATATTGCCATGGTTGGAGCTTCATAGTTCTTGTCCAGTTTGTCGGTGTCAATTGCCTGCTGATGAATTCAAGCCTGAGTCTGAGAGGTCTCGGAACAGCAGTAACCACCAAAGGGAGCATGAGCATCATAGTAGCGATCATGGTACTCATGCTAGCAGTGAAGAGGGAGATGGTGAAGGGAGAAATGAAAGTGGGAGTAGATTTTCAATTCCGTGGCCTTTCAATGGTCTGTTCTCTTCCTCAAGTTCTCATTCTGGAGGAAACAATTCAACCTCAACTTCTCAATCCGGAAGTACTTCTCAAATGAATGAGAATTGA
- the LOC102628287 gene encoding uncharacterized protein LOC102628287 isoform X2, which yields MMRCCWCCSYSSFAHRLKDEIQTLLRDYDRLQYIAVILIYIQIGCALIGSLGALYNGVLLINLAIALFALVAIESSSQSLGRTYAVLLFCSILLDISWFILFTHEIWSISSDGHGAFFIFSVRLTLAMQIIGFSVRFSSSFLWIQIYRLGVSYVDAAAPPSSRDADFDLRNSFLSPTTTPAAAALPSRCSGSDDAVGGSIYDPAYFSSLFEDSQDNKCLLLGQSDGFGDDGSSSGAEVPQPKASMGRSFQSIDEENAIGKPQTV from the exons ATGATGCGTTGCTGTTGGTGCTGTTCTTATTCATCGTTTGCGCATAGACTCAAAGATGAAATTCAAACGTTGCTCCGCGATTACGATCGCCTTCAATACATCGCCGTCATCCTCATCTACATCCAA ataggtTGCGCGTTGATTGGATCACTAGGAGCATTATACAACGGAGTGCTGTTAATCAATCTAGCCATAGCCCTATTCGCGCTTGTAGCGATTGAAAGTAGCAGTCAGAGTCTCGGTCGTACTTACGCTGTTCTTTTATTCTGCTCCATTTTGCTCGACATTTCGTGGTTCATTCTGTTCACGCATGAAATCTGGAGCATTTCTTCCGACGGTCATGGAgcttttttcatattttcagttAGGCTCACTTTGGCTATGCAAATTATCGGGTTTTCAGTGAGGTTCTCGTCATCATTTTTGTGGATTCAGATTTACAGACTGGGAGTTTCTTATGTCGATGCTGCGGCACCTCCTTCTTCTAGAGACGCTGATTTTGATTTAAGGAATAGTTTTTTAAGTCCTACTACTActcctgctgctgctgctctgCCTAGTCGATGTTCTGGGTCTGATGATGCTGTAGGTGGATCTATTTATGACCCTGCttatttctcttctctctttgAAGATTCCCAAGACAACAAGTGTTTGCTCTTG GGTCAAAGTGATGGTTTTGGTGATGATGGGTCTTCCTCTGGTGCTGAAGTTCCTCAACCTAAGGCATCCATGGGCAGATCTTTTCAGTCTATAGAT GAGGAGAATGCTATAGGCAAGCCACAGACAGTATGA
- the LOC102618861 gene encoding putative receptor-like protein kinase At3g47110, with translation MCRSTYSPCIILLCITLIQVPNFATSLSNAFQERDRVALQAFKLMITQYPEGVLNSWNDSHHFCDWEGITCSPRHRRVTVLDLKSKGLIGSLSPQIGNLSFLREIHLSNNTIQGKIPGEIGRLFRLEALYLSHNSLVGEIPGNLSYCSRLIGLYLGRNKLEGSIPSEFVSLYNLKELAIQENNLTGGIPHFLGNITSLEAISLAYNSLGGNIPSSLGQLKELKSLGLGGTIPPSIYNLSLLANFSVPENRLHGSLPPSLGLTLSNLQLFQISNNFFSGSFPLAFSNASNLQSLEILGNNFFGKLSVNFGDMKSLAYLNVAINNLGSGESDEMSFIHSLANCSNLSFLNLVANQFKGALPHSIGNLSSQLDRLFIGGNQFLEAYLRK, from the coding sequence ATGTGCCGCTCAACTTACTCCCCTTGCATTATTCTTTTATGCATCACGCTGATACAAGTCCCAAATTTTGCCACTTCCCTTTCAAATGCCTTTCAGGAGAGAGATCGTGTTGCATTGCAGGCTTTCAAGCTAATGATTACTCAATACCCTGAAGGAGTCCTGAACTCGTGGAATGATTCTCACCATTTCTGCGACTGGGAGGGTATTACTTGCAGTCCAAGGCATAGAAGAGTTACCGTCCTGGACCTGAAGTCAAAAGGCTTGATTGGCTCATTGTCTCCTCAGATTGGCAACCTCAGCTTCCTGAGGGAGATCCATCTTAGCAACAACACCATCCAAGGCAAAATCCCTGGTGAAATCGGGCGTCTGTTCAGGTTAGAAGCTCTGTATCTGTCCCATAACTCCCTCGTAGGAGAAATTCCAGGCAACTTATCTTACTGTTCCAGGCTCATAGGCTTATATTTAGGACGCAACAAGCTAGAAGGAAGTATTCCTTCAGAATTTGTCTCTCTATACAATCTTAAAGAGCTAGCTATACAGGAAAACAATTTGACAGGAGGCATCCCACATTTTCTTGGGAACATTACCTCCCTGGAAGCTATATCTCTAGCTTACAATTCCCTTGGGGGAAATATTCCAAGTTCATTGGGTCAATTGAAAGAGTTAAAGTCTCTTGGACTCGGCGGTACAATCCCTCCCTCCATTTACAATCTTTCCTTGCTTGCTAATTTTTCTGTTCCTGAGAATCGACTTCATGGAAGTCTTCCGCCAAGTTTAGGTCTTACTCTTTCTAATCTCCAACTCTTCCAAATCTCAAACAACTTCTTCAGTGGATCCTTTCCATTAGCTTTTTCCAATGCTTCAAATCTACAAtctcttgaaattttgggtaataatttttttggaaaacttTCAGTTAATTTTGGAGACATGAAAAGTCTTGCATACCTAAATGTAGCCATAAATAATTTAGGAAGTGGGGAAAGTGATGAGATGAGTTTTATACATTCTTTGGCCAACTGTAGCAATTTGTCCTTTCTAAATTTAGTTGCAAATCAATTTAAAGGAGCATTGCCTCATTCTATAGGTAACCTGTCTAGTCAACTTGATCGCTTGTTCATTGGTGGTAATCAGTTTCTGGAAGCATACCTTCGGAAATAG
- the LOC102628287 gene encoding uncharacterized protein LOC102628287 isoform X1: MMRCCWCCSYSSFAHRLKDEIQTLLRDYDRLQYIAVILIYIQIGCALIGSLGALYNGVLLINLAIALFALVAIESSSQSLGRTYAVLLFCSILLDISWFILFTHEIWSISSDGHGAFFIFSVRLTLAMQIIGFSVRFSSSFLWIQIYRLGVSYVDAAAPPSSRDADFDLRNSFLSPTTTPAAAALPSRCSGSDDAVGGSIYDPAYFSSLFEDSQDNKCLLLGQSDGFGDDGSSSGAEVPQPKASMGRSFQSIDQEENAIGKPQTV; this comes from the exons ATGATGCGTTGCTGTTGGTGCTGTTCTTATTCATCGTTTGCGCATAGACTCAAAGATGAAATTCAAACGTTGCTCCGCGATTACGATCGCCTTCAATACATCGCCGTCATCCTCATCTACATCCAA ataggtTGCGCGTTGATTGGATCACTAGGAGCATTATACAACGGAGTGCTGTTAATCAATCTAGCCATAGCCCTATTCGCGCTTGTAGCGATTGAAAGTAGCAGTCAGAGTCTCGGTCGTACTTACGCTGTTCTTTTATTCTGCTCCATTTTGCTCGACATTTCGTGGTTCATTCTGTTCACGCATGAAATCTGGAGCATTTCTTCCGACGGTCATGGAgcttttttcatattttcagttAGGCTCACTTTGGCTATGCAAATTATCGGGTTTTCAGTGAGGTTCTCGTCATCATTTTTGTGGATTCAGATTTACAGACTGGGAGTTTCTTATGTCGATGCTGCGGCACCTCCTTCTTCTAGAGACGCTGATTTTGATTTAAGGAATAGTTTTTTAAGTCCTACTACTActcctgctgctgctgctctgCCTAGTCGATGTTCTGGGTCTGATGATGCTGTAGGTGGATCTATTTATGACCCTGCttatttctcttctctctttgAAGATTCCCAAGACAACAAGTGTTTGCTCTTG GGTCAAAGTGATGGTTTTGGTGATGATGGGTCTTCCTCTGGTGCTGAAGTTCCTCAACCTAAGGCATCCATGGGCAGATCTTTTCAGTCTATAGAT CAGGAGGAGAATGCTATAGGCAAGCCACAGACAGTATGA